Proteins encoded in a region of the Chryseobacterium piperi genome:
- a CDS encoding bifunctional riboflavin kinase/FAD synthetase, whose translation MKVFKNFKDYSSQKPLALSLGMFDGVHLGHKCIIDELKKVGAENHLETAILTFWPHPRFVFNPNEDLKLLNTVEEKTLLMEKYGINNLFLKEFDEEFRNLTGEEFVRQILIDKLNVKYLIIGYDHSFGKNKSGNFELLQKLSKELDFEVEQMEAINLHEYNVSSTKVRNALLAGNIKEANEILGYPYAVSGKVIHGKKIGRTIGYPTANINTESIKLLPKKGAYIVEVEVKGQQYKGMLSVGTNPTVGGKALTVEVYILDFNEDIYDQNITVKFRDFLHEEIKFEGLEKLIERLDEDKRLTEAFDF comes from the coding sequence TTGAAAGTTTTTAAGAATTTTAAAGATTATTCCTCTCAAAAGCCTTTGGCATTGTCTTTAGGTATGTTTGACGGAGTGCATCTTGGGCACAAATGTATTATTGATGAATTAAAAAAAGTGGGTGCAGAAAATCATTTGGAAACTGCTATCCTTACTTTTTGGCCCCATCCCAGATTTGTTTTTAATCCTAATGAAGATTTAAAACTTTTAAACACCGTGGAGGAAAAAACATTATTGATGGAAAAGTATGGCATCAATAATTTATTTCTGAAAGAATTTGATGAAGAATTCAGAAATCTGACCGGAGAAGAATTTGTTCGCCAGATCCTGATTGACAAACTGAATGTGAAATACCTTATTATAGGATATGACCATTCTTTTGGGAAAAATAAGAGTGGAAACTTTGAACTTCTTCAAAAGCTGTCAAAAGAATTAGATTTTGAAGTTGAACAAATGGAGGCTATTAATCTTCATGAATATAATGTGAGTTCTACCAAAGTCAGAAATGCCCTTCTTGCAGGAAATATTAAAGAAGCCAATGAGATATTGGGATATCCTTACGCTGTTTCAGGAAAAGTAATTCACGGAAAGAAAATAGGAAGAACAATCGGCTATCCTACAGCCAATATCAATACTGAATCTATCAAATTATTACCTAAAAAAGGTGCTTATATTGTTGAAGTTGAAGTAAAAGGTCAACAGTATAAAGGGATGTTGAGTGTTGGAACTAATCCAACAGTAGGTGGTAAAGCTCTAACGGTTGAAGTCTATATCCTTGACTTTAACGAAGATATTTATGATCAGAATATCACTGTGAAGTTTAGGGATTTCCTACACGAAGAAATTAAATTTGAAGGTCTTGAAAAATTAATCGAAAGATTAGATGAAGATAAAAGGCTTACAGAAGCATTTGATTTTTAA
- a CDS encoding MmcQ/YjbR family DNA-binding protein has product MDANEILDYCLAKKGVAESFPFDNETLVTKVGTKIFLLMSLERQPLSINVKTDPEWSAELREQYPQITGAYHMNKTHWNTVSIDGLKRELILKLIDHSYDLVFKSLTKKMKEEISNN; this is encoded by the coding sequence ATGGATGCCAATGAAATACTAGATTACTGTCTTGCGAAAAAAGGTGTTGCCGAAAGTTTTCCTTTTGATAACGAAACGCTTGTGACCAAAGTGGGGACCAAAATATTTTTGTTGATGAGCCTGGAAAGGCAGCCCTTAAGTATTAATGTAAAAACAGATCCGGAATGGAGTGCTGAACTCCGGGAGCAATATCCACAAATTACCGGTGCTTATCATATGAATAAGACGCATTGGAACACCGTATCTATCGATGGTTTGAAAAGAGAGCTTATTTTAAAACTGATCGATCATTCTTATGATCTTGTATTTAAGTCTTTAACTAAAAAAATGAAAGAGGAAATTAGCAACAATTAA
- a CDS encoding NAD(P)H-binding protein, translating to MKALVIGATGATGKDLVSQLLNDKDFEEVDVFVRKPIDVKSDKLKVHVVNFDKPEEWMDSVQGDVAFSCLGTTLKTAGSKEAQRKVDFDYQYEFAKAAKQNNVDDYILVSAYGANPKSKIFYSKMKGELEDAVKQLHFNKITIFKPGMLERKDSDRTGEVLGSRIIKFANKIGLLESQKPLPTDVLAKAMINSAKIKSNGYSSIKLGNIFCFAEKTDR from the coding sequence ATGAAAGCTTTGGTCATTGGCGCAACAGGTGCTACAGGAAAAGATTTAGTCAGTCAATTATTGAATGATAAAGATTTCGAGGAAGTCGATGTTTTTGTTAGAAAGCCAATTGACGTTAAAAGTGATAAACTAAAGGTTCATGTAGTAAATTTTGACAAGCCGGAAGAATGGATGGATTCTGTACAGGGAGATGTTGCCTTTTCATGTCTTGGAACAACATTGAAAACTGCCGGAAGCAAAGAAGCTCAGAGAAAAGTTGATTTTGATTATCAATATGAGTTTGCCAAAGCCGCCAAGCAAAATAATGTAGATGATTATATTTTAGTTTCAGCATATGGGGCCAACCCAAAATCTAAAATATTCTACTCGAAAATGAAGGGTGAACTTGAAGATGCTGTAAAACAACTCCATTTTAATAAGATTACTATTTTCAAACCCGGAATGCTGGAAAGAAAAGATTCTGACAGAACCGGGGAAGTTCTGGGAAGCCGGATTATAAAATTTGCCAATAAGATTGGCCTTTTAGAAAGTCAGAAACCGCTACCTACTGATGTTTTAGCAAAAGCTATGATCAATTCGGCAAAGATTAAAAGTAATGGATACTCCAGCATCAAGCTAGGAAATATTTTCTGTTTTGCAGAAAAGACGGACCGCTAA